The Paenibacillus sp. FSL R7-0204 genome includes a region encoding these proteins:
- a CDS encoding helix-turn-helix domain-containing protein, which translates to MAKNQQETHKIQAWSLINRKYLGQGVRVKRFRRPKRSQIRNRVLLAILMAKDMKLSRLAEELSVSSRSVSAWVYEGRIPSRTNLDKVCRHLGYPPHILFNEALLRQSPIVCQPTPSRFMKRTLAHSPQHNAILTGLCMVYDFSVTDVSIWIGVHPGTFRKWLHHCHLPTLALQEKAENFFRIPRHILFADCELH; encoded by the coding sequence ATGGCTAAAAATCAGCAAGAAACACATAAAATTCAGGCCTGGTCTCTGATCAACCGCAAATATCTTGGACAAGGCGTACGGGTCAAAAGATTTCGCCGCCCCAAACGCAGCCAGATCCGCAACCGCGTTCTGCTGGCCATCCTGATGGCCAAGGACATGAAGCTCTCCCGGCTTGCAGAAGAGCTCTCCGTCTCCTCACGCAGCGTAAGCGCATGGGTATATGAAGGACGTATTCCCTCCAGAACCAATCTGGACAAGGTCTGCCGCCATTTAGGCTATCCGCCCCATATCCTGTTCAATGAAGCTCTTCTGCGGCAAAGTCCGATTGTGTGCCAGCCGACCCCATCCCGTTTCATGAAAAGAACGCTCGCCCATTCACCGCAGCACAACGCGATTCTGACCGGACTCTGCATGGTTTATGATTTCTCCGTCACCGATGTCAGCATCTGGATCGGCGTCCATCCCGGCACCTTCCGCAAGTGGCTGCACCATTGTCATCTGCCTACCCTGGCGCTTCAGGAGAAAGCCGAGAACTTCTTTCGCATTCCCCGGCATATCCTGTTCGCCGACTGCGAGCTGCATTAA
- a CDS encoding class I SAM-dependent methyltransferase — protein MTEYWSKRFAQEGMIWGSEPSPSAEWAKRKFQEAGVSTVLVPGAGYGRNTKVFSADFTVYGIELSEPALELGAAWDPGTSFIAGSALEPQLGQPVDAVYCYDVLHLFLAGDRRRLIEASLSQVRTGGLLYFTSFSDEDPHKGCGRELEPGTFEYKENKYAHFFSDADLREHFAGTEILETGSFTESLQSPQGGTHEYILRTILALKR, from the coding sequence ATGACCGAGTATTGGAGTAAAAGATTTGCGCAGGAGGGGATGATCTGGGGCAGTGAGCCAAGTCCGTCGGCAGAATGGGCGAAGCGGAAATTCCAGGAGGCAGGAGTATCCACTGTACTGGTTCCGGGTGCCGGGTATGGGCGGAATACCAAGGTGTTCTCTGCTGATTTTACAGTATACGGCATAGAATTAAGTGAGCCGGCGCTGGAGCTGGGCGCAGCATGGGACCCGGGAACTAGCTTTATTGCAGGCTCGGCACTGGAGCCGCAGCTGGGGCAGCCTGTGGATGCCGTCTACTGCTACGATGTTCTGCATTTATTCCTCGCCGGGGACCGCCGCAGGCTGATTGAGGCCAGTCTCAGTCAGGTCAGGACCGGAGGGCTGCTCTATTTCACCAGCTTCTCCGATGAAGACCCCCATAAAGGCTGCGGACGAGAGCTGGAGCCGGGCACTTTTGAATATAAAGAGAATAAATATGCCCACTTCTTCAGCGATGCCGATTTGCGTGAGCATTTTGCCGGGACGGAGATTCTGGAGACAGGTTCCTTTACCGAATCGCTACAGAGTCCGCAGGGCGGGACTCATGAATACATACTAAGAACGATCCTTGCGCTCAAACGGTAA
- the rpsN gene encoding 30S ribosomal protein S14 — translation MAKKSKVVKEQKRQELVAKYADKRRELKAAGDVMALQKLPRDSSATRQKNRCSVSGRPRGYLSTFKISRIVFRELAHKGQIPGVTKSSW, via the coding sequence GTGGCCAAGAAATCAAAGGTTGTGAAGGAACAGAAGCGGCAGGAGCTGGTGGCGAAGTACGCTGACAAGCGCAGAGAGCTGAAGGCGGCAGGCGATGTAATGGCACTGCAGAAGCTGCCCCGGGATTCCTCAGCCACCCGCCAAAAGAACAGATGCAGCGTGTCCGGCAGACCGCGTGGCTATCTGAGTACATTCAAGATATCCCGGATCGTCTTCCGGGAGCTGGCCCATAAGGGCCAAATTCCGGGCGTTACCAAGTCCAGCTGGTAG